CACCCCCCGGCACGGGCGGGTTCGGCGCGCTGGACGCCTCCGATGGCGCGGGCGACCTCCCCGGGCAACCTCGGTTCCCGGGGGGCCCCGGGCAGGAGGGGGCCTACGGTCTGGACCCGTCGGCGCCCGGCGTCATCGGCCCCGACGAGGGCGCGGGCTCGTCCGTGCCCGGCTCGGGCGACGGGAGGCCGGGCGTCGTTCAGCCGTCCTGGCCCGGTGGTCCCGACGGCCGGAACCCGGACCTGCCGTCCCCGGACGGCGTCGGGGATATCGCGGGAGCCGGGCAGGGCGACGGCAGCCACCCGCCGGACGCGGACGAAAGCCGCCTCGCCGGTCTCAACGACACGGCGCAGGCCAGAGCGGCGAACGCCTCGGCGAACGGCCCGTTCGGCGCGGGCACGTCGGGTGGCACGGGCGCGGGTGGCACCGGCGCGGGCGGTGCCGGAACGGGTGCGGCGGCGTACGGGATCGCGGGCGGCGGCGGTGACGGATCGCGCACCGCGGCCCGCGCGGCCACCGGCGGGATGAGCGGGGTACCGCTGTACGGGGCGGCGGGCCAGGGGAGGGCGGGAGAAAAGGACCCGACCTCCGAGAGCACCACCCGTGTCCTGGAGGACGACGACGTCTGGGGCGGCGGCGGCCCCACCACACCCTCGCTGCTCACCTAGACGCGGCATCGGAGAAGGCGGAGATGAGCGGACTTATTCCGGGGGCGAACCTCGGTCCGACAAGCAAGGAAATCGGCTACTCGGACAAGCAGCTGAAGGCGCTGAGCGATGGTGTCGGGCGGGAGGCTCCGGGCCTGGAGTCGCTCAAGAACAGGACGGCCGCGATCGGCCTCCCCTTTCCCGCGTTCGGCGTCATCGGCCTGGGATTGCTGTCGGCCCAGGACCAGGCCCGCGACACCGCCGTGCAGGCCCTTGCGGCGAGCAAGAAGGCGCTGGACTCCTGGCGGATCGCCATCGCCGACATGGCCGACGACATGAAGCGCCGCGAGGATGAGAACGAGGACCTCTTCCGGCCGCCGCCCGTCGACACGTCGGGGCTCGGGGCGTCCGGTCTGGGGGGAGGTCTGGGGGGAGGTCTGGGGGGCGGGGGTCTGGACGGGCCCGGCATCGGCTCGCCCGGCGACGGTATTCCCGGCCTGAACACGCCGGGCCCGGACATGCCCGGCGCGAAGACACCCGACATCGAAACACCCGACCTGGAAACACCTGACCTGGAAACGCCGGGACCGGACCTGCCGGACACAGATCTTCCCGATCCGAACGTTCCCGCCGTGCCGGACCCCGGCGACCTGCCGACCGTCCCCACCACGGACATTCCCGGCCTCGACGCGAAGGATCCGGCGGACCTGCCGAGCGGCCAGAACCTCGACCTGCCGGACCCCGGCAAGACCGACCTGGCCGGCTACACCCCTCCCGACGTGACGACGCCGCAGGCGAAGGGGGCGGACGGCACGACCTGGTCGGGCGGCTCCCCCGCGGCCGGCACCTCCACCCGCGCCGGTGGCTTCCCGTCCGGGGCGGCGGGCGACGGGTTCGCGCAGTCGGCCGCCGGGCGCGGGGCCGGGACGAACGGCATGGCGGGGATGCCCTTCATGCCGATGGGCGGCGGCGCCGGTGCCGGCGATCAGAACAGGGACAGGGACGGCTCGTCCGTGGGCCTTTCCGGGGACGAGGGGGATTGGGAGGACGACATCGGCACCGCCCCCGCCGTGCTCGGGCAGGAGTCGTGACCGTTCTCGCCCACCGGCCTGACGAGAGGCGCTCTTTGTGAGCTACGAAAACGACAAGGCGATGTACATCGCGGCGGCGGCCGAGGCGACCGCCGCCGCGGTCGTGCTCATGTCCCCGGTGGCGAAGACCATCGCCGTGATGATCGGCACGATGCTGTCCGACCCCGAGGGCATGAGGAAGCTGGCCGAGCAGTGGCGTGACTCGGCGCTGGGGAGCGAGGCCCCGGACCTCGAAGGCCTGGGAACCGCGATAGCCGATCTGCGGAGAATGGTGGACGACGACGGGTGGAAGGGCGAGGCGCGCCAGAAGTTCGACGCGGCCTCGACCGCCTTCCTCGAGGAGATGAGGACGCTCGCCGCGCACCGCACCAGCGCCGGTGACACCGTTGAGCAGACCGCGCTCATCTTCCACATCGGCGCCCAGGTGGTCTTCTGGGCGGCGCAGCTCATGGCCTACCTGGCGGTCGTGTCGCTGGCCACGATGATCGTTCCTGTCATGAGGGTGAGCGCGCAGATCGCGATCCACAAGACGCTCACGACCATCGGTCAGGGCGTCATGGCGCTGGTCCGGACGAAGATGAATGTGGTCCTGTCCGCCGCCGCGATTTTCAGCATCGTGAACTTGATCGGCGCGACCCAGGCGCAGTTGTTCCTCGGTCTGGAGGCCATCACCGACAAGACGCCCGACTTCAAGGACGCCGGCCTCGATCACGCGGCCGGAACCCTCGCTCCTTCGATGGACCCGGACCTCTCCCCGCAACCACAGGGTGGGCTTATGGGCATGCTCTGACCACGACAGGCCACGACAGGCCACGACGACAGGGGGGCAGATGTTTCCTTTCAATCCTTCCGCCAACGGGTTCCGCCTGGACGACCTGGAGCGTGTGGCGGAGGACGCCGAGCAGGTGCGGCGTCGCGCGGAGGTCGCGCGGCGCGAGCTGGAGGACATCACCGGAGAGGGGGAGAGCGCGAACGGCAGGGTCAGGGCGTTCACCGGCGCGACCGGGCGCCTGCTGGAGATCAGGCTCGATCCCCGGGTGATGGAGATGGGCAGCCAGGACCTGGCCGAGGAGGTGACGCTCGCCGTACGGCGGGCGCAGGAGGACGGCGACTACAAGCGGGAGCGGATGTTGCGTGACGTCCTCGGCTCCTCGGCGCTGTCCACCGAGGAGCTCGTCGATCCGTTCCAGGAGATCTCCAGCGCCTTCAGCCGCTCGCTGGACGAGCGGGAGGCCAGGGTCAGGGAGGCCGCGCGCGAGGTCCGCTGAGCGGGCACGTCCGGTCTCGCCGGGCGTACGGCGTGTCCCGGGCCGGTCGTGCGGAAGGCCCCCGTGATCGGGCGCGGACCCTCCGCGCGAGCGTCGTCGGGGGCCTCGCCGAGGTCAGGGTTTGCCGGGCCCGGTCTGCTTCAACGGGTTCTCCGGTATCTGGAGCGGTTCCTGGGTCGGCGCGAGCGGTACCACCGCTCGCAGAGCCGTACCCGGGAGCAGGCCGAAGAAGGAGCCGACGCCCATGACCAGCTTCGGGTCGGTGATGCCCACCTTGCCCATGCCCACGCCCATCCCGGCGTTGAACCCTCCGGACACGCTTCCGAAGAGCGCGACGTTCCTCGCCATCTCCGAGGGGGACTTCCCTCCCTGGATCAGGTCGTTGATCGGGGACGGGAGCGCCCCGGCCGAGACACCGGCGGCGAAGTTCATGCGCACGGGGTTGGCCGCGTGCGCCTTGGCCCACCACTGGGTGCCGAAGGGCAGCGCGGCCGCGATCCCCGCCGCGTTGGTGAGCTGCGCGTATCCGAGGCCGAACGGCGACACGAAGGACTGGCCGTTGGTCAGCCGGCTGAGGCCGGCCGTCACGTACCCGCCGGCCCAGGACATGCCGAACACCTTCCCGTAGTTCGAGAAGGCGGCCAGGCTGGTCTTGCCGAAGCCGAGCGTCTCGGACCCGTTGAGGGTCCACGCCTTGGCGACCTTGCTTCTGCCTCCGGTCACCATGAGGTTCCTCAGGGTGACACCGAGGTTCTTCAGGAACGAGGCCAGTCTCGTTATGATGGTCGCGGTGCTGACCGCGCCCTTGGCCGCGATGTCCGCGCGGGCGGCCCAGGCCACGTAGGCGCCCAGCGCCCCGGCGGTGAGGGAGATGGCGACGCCGGTCGCGAGGGCCATCATGATGGACTTG
This region of Streptosporangium sp. NBC_01495 genomic DNA includes:
- a CDS encoding YbaB/EbfC family nucleoid-associated protein; the encoded protein is MFPFNPSANGFRLDDLERVAEDAEQVRRRAEVARRELEDITGEGESANGRVRAFTGATGRLLEIRLDPRVMEMGSQDLAEEVTLAVRRAQEDGDYKRERMLRDVLGSSALSTEELVDPFQEISSAFSRSLDEREARVREAAREVR
- a CDS encoding WXG100 family type VII secretion target; the encoded protein is MSYENDKAMYIAAAAEATAAAVVLMSPVAKTIAVMIGTMLSDPEGMRKLAEQWRDSALGSEAPDLEGLGTAIADLRRMVDDDGWKGEARQKFDAASTAFLEEMRTLAAHRTSAGDTVEQTALIFHIGAQVVFWAAQLMAYLAVVSLATMIVPVMRVSAQIAIHKTLTTIGQGVMALVRTKMNVVLSAAAIFSIVNLIGATQAQLFLGLEAITDKTPDFKDAGLDHAAGTLAPSMDPDLSPQPQGGLMGML